The Aneurinibacillus migulanus genome contains the following window.
GTCCAAATTAATAAACCGGCAGAACCTGATAATGGTCGATTTAAGTACAAGCTGACTGGATACAATGCGGAGGGCAAAAAGAAAAATGTGAATTTTACAGCAAGCATTGAGTTGCCAAAGGGGACCTATCTAAAAGTATTGGCAAAAGGCTTTTATGTTCAAAAATGGGAAGAGGTTAAAGCAGAAGATATACCGAAAGAAATCAAGTGGTGACTGCGCGCGATTTGTTTGGCACCGAAAATCCAATCGGGCAACCGGTTCGCTTTAAGAATACGACTGTAATTGTGTTCGGTGTGTTTACAATGGAGAAGTTCAGTTTGG
Protein-coding sequences here:
- a CDS encoding YxeA family protein, yielding MKKWAVAALIIVILGALFIFTSRDVVDRFNPLIKQEYVYVQINKPAEPDNGRFKYKLTGYNAEGKKKNVNFTASIELPKGTYLKVLAKGFYVQKWEEVKAEDIPKEIKW